ACCAAGGGAAGCGCCTTGTGGTCTATCGCGCCCGACGCAACGGTGTATGCCGCGCTCGAACTGATGGCGCAAAAGGACATTGGCGCGTTGCTTGTGCTCGACGGCGATCAGGTCGTCGGCATTTTATCCGAGCGCGACTACGCGCGCAAGGTCGCGCTGCAAGGCAAGATCACCGAAACAACGCGCGTCCGCGAAATCATGACGACGAACGTGATCTATGTCAGCCCGGAGCAAACGGTCGAAGATTGCATGGCGCTGATGACCGCCAAACGTGTGCGCCATTTGCCGGTGCTGGCGCAAAACAAATTGGTCGGCTTGGTTTCGATTGGCGATGTGGTCAAGTCGTTGATCGCCAACCAGGAATTTCTGATTGGCGAACTCGAAAAGTACATCGTCGGGACACGCAACTGATCGCGCGATTCTGCTGACGAAAACAAAACGGCTGGACAAACCACTGAGGATTGACTTGCATTGCAGACTAATCACCTCAGAGGGCGGATTAGACTGCAAAATCGCGGGCTAATAAATAGCTGGCTGGCTCTTTCTCAGTCCGGTATCGCACATGGAGGTTCCCAATGTCCGAGCATGTGACTATTCAGTTGTTGAAGGGCTTCCT
This is a stretch of genomic DNA from Chloroflexota bacterium. It encodes these proteins:
- a CDS encoding CBS domain-containing protein, with protein sequence MTMIVAQLLQTKGSALWSIAPDATVYAALELMAQKDIGALLVLDGDQVVGILSERDYARKVALQGKITETTRVREIMTTNVIYVSPEQTVEDCMALMTAKRVRHLPVLAQNKLVGLVSIGDVVKSLIANQEFLIGELEKYIVGTRN